A single region of the Dunckerocampus dactyliophorus isolate RoL2022-P2 chromosome 3, RoL_Ddac_1.1, whole genome shotgun sequence genome encodes:
- the LOC129179080 gene encoding wee1-like protein kinase isoform X3, which translates to MERMSWLSSHSERPSRGKLPGDATAVVQPGQQGRVQFTAFPDTPRKTVRELRIFATLHTSESLLPRVMDSPSARGSLFKNVEPAATSIRDRFIRRQSTPLVNWNPFSPDSLLVMSATQQRNNGKKAHRNVSIGEDMETSDAEGDQEILPASKGASEGPDA; encoded by the exons ATGGAGAGGATGAGCTGGCTCTCTTCACATTCTGAACGCCCAAGCCGAGGAAAGCTTCCCGGCGACGCTACAGCGGTCGTACAACCGGGCCAACAAGGACGGGTCCAGTTCACCGCCTTCCCTGATACACCTCGCAAAACAGTGAGGGAACTGCGAATTTTTGCAACGCTGCACACGTCAGAG AGCCTTCTGCCCCGCGTGATGGACTCCCCCAGTGCCAGGGGGTCCCTCTTCAAGAATGTGGAGCCTGCGGCAACGTCCATCAGAGACCGCTTCATCAGGAGACAGTCCACACCCTTGGTCAACTGGAACCCCTTCAGCCCAGACTCCCTGCTCGTCATGTCGGCCACGCAGCAGCGCAACAACGGGAAGAAAGCGCACCGGAACGT CTCGATTGGTGAAGACATGGAGACAAGTGATGCTGAGGGAGACCAGGAAATCCTGCCAGCATCCAAG GGAGCTTCAGAAGGCCCGGATGCCTAA
- the LOC129179080 gene encoding wee1-like protein kinase isoform X2 — protein MERMSWLSSHSERPSRGKLPGDATAVVQPGQQGRVQFTAFPDTPRKTVRELRIFATLHTSESLLPRVMDSPSARGSLFKNVEPAATSIRDRFIRRQSTPLVNWNPFSPDSLLVMSATQQRNNGKKAHRNVSIGEDMETSDAEGDQEILPASKLICSPHPGSFWRQIEPKKTASVRSHCGTMTMEKQD, from the exons ATGGAGAGGATGAGCTGGCTCTCTTCACATTCTGAACGCCCAAGCCGAGGAAAGCTTCCCGGCGACGCTACAGCGGTCGTACAACCGGGCCAACAAGGACGGGTCCAGTTCACCGCCTTCCCTGATACACCTCGCAAAACAGTGAGGGAACTGCGAATTTTTGCAACGCTGCACACGTCAGAG AGCCTTCTGCCCCGCGTGATGGACTCCCCCAGTGCCAGGGGGTCCCTCTTCAAGAATGTGGAGCCTGCGGCAACGTCCATCAGAGACCGCTTCATCAGGAGACAGTCCACACCCTTGGTCAACTGGAACCCCTTCAGCCCAGACTCCCTGCTCGTCATGTCGGCCACGCAGCAGCGCAACAACGGGAAGAAAGCGCACCGGAACGT CTCGATTGGTGAAGACATGGAGACAAGTGATGCTGAGGGAGACCAGGAAATCCTGCCAGCATCCAAG TTGATTTGCTCGCCCCACCCAGGAAGCTTTTGGCGCCAGATTGAACCAAAAAAGACAGCTTCGGTTCGAAGCCATTGTGGaaccatgacaatggaaaagcaAGACTGA
- the LOC129179080 gene encoding wee1-like protein kinase isoform X1, whose amino-acid sequence MERMSWLSSHSERPSRGKLPGDATAVVQPGQQGRVQFTAFPDTPRKTVRELRIFATLHTSESLLPRVMDSPSARGSLFKNVEPAATSIRDRFIRRQSTPLVNWNPFSPDSLLVMSATQQRNNGKKAHRNVSIGEDMETSDAEGDQEILPASKVMTLTLLMCHWALSFHLVFSTVVNFGVGAGLRPGWNCVACELTR is encoded by the exons ATGGAGAGGATGAGCTGGCTCTCTTCACATTCTGAACGCCCAAGCCGAGGAAAGCTTCCCGGCGACGCTACAGCGGTCGTACAACCGGGCCAACAAGGACGGGTCCAGTTCACCGCCTTCCCTGATACACCTCGCAAAACAGTGAGGGAACTGCGAATTTTTGCAACGCTGCACACGTCAGAG AGCCTTCTGCCCCGCGTGATGGACTCCCCCAGTGCCAGGGGGTCCCTCTTCAAGAATGTGGAGCCTGCGGCAACGTCCATCAGAGACCGCTTCATCAGGAGACAGTCCACACCCTTGGTCAACTGGAACCCCTTCAGCCCAGACTCCCTGCTCGTCATGTCGGCCACGCAGCAGCGCAACAACGGGAAGAAAGCGCACCGGAACGT CTCGATTGGTGAAGACATGGAGACAAGTGATGCTGAGGGAGACCAGGAAATCCTGCCAGCATCCAAGGTCATGACCTTAACTTTATTGATGTGTCATTGGGCTTTGTCTTTCCACTTAGTGTTTTCCACTGTCGTGAACTTTGGTGTTGGTGCTGGATTGCGGCCGGGGTGGAACTGTGTTGCCTGCGAACTgactagatag